GGCCCACGCCGTTCTACTTCCTTACCGAAGCCTTTACAGCGGTCGCAAACGTTCATCTCCGCTCTATCGATGATTATATGGTGCGATTTCCCGGAAATCTCTGCTCCGCATATTTCACATTGCATATGTATCCATGTATTACAGGCATGTTTGACGGATAAATTTTCCGATAATCCGGTAAGATAAGCATATATACCAGAAAAAATAACTTTCTAATTGATTCATATGGCTGACGGATCGGGCATAGATATTCAGGAAGACGTGCCAGTAAGCGATTTTTCCAAGTACCTCCTGGACAGGGTACGACAGCTCGAGGAGCGGAACGTCCGATTAAAGGAGGAATACCGGAAAATAGAGCTGGAGAAGAAATCCGTCGAGAACAAGAAGGTCCAGTACGAGCGGGAGAACCGAAAGCTCACTGCCGAGCTCGACCGGCTTAAGACCCCGCCGCTGCTGGTCGGGACTGTTATAGACGTGATGGCGAACAATAAGCTGGTCATCAAATCGTCCAGCGGGCCGAAATTCGTCGTCAACTCTTCTCAATTCATTAACTCGAAGGATATTTACCCGGGAGCGAAGGTGGCGCTAAACCAGCAGTCGCTCGCGGTCATCGAGGTGCTCCCGCCAGTGAAGGACCCGATGGTCCTGGGCATGGAGGTCCTCGAGGCGCCGGACATCGACTACCAGAATATCGGAGGCCTGGAAGACCAGATCAACGAGATCCGGGAGACGGTGGAGCTGCCACTGCTGAAGCCGGAGCTGTTCGAGAAGGTCGGCATCTCGCCGCCCAAGGGCGTGCTACTCTATGGCCCGCCTGGAACGGGGAAGACGCTGCTCGCGAAGGCCGTGGCCCACAGCACAAAGGCCTCGTTTATCCGTATCATCGGCTCCGAGCTCGTGCAAAAGTACATCGGCGAGGGAGCCCGCATGGTGCGCGAGCTTTTCGAGCTGGCCAAGGAAAAGTCGCCATCGATCATTTTCATAGACGAGATCGACTCAATAGGCGCGAAGCGCCTCGACAGCATTACCTCGGGCGACCGTGAAGTACAGCGTACCCTGGTGCAGCTGCTGGCCGAGATGGACGGCTTCGACCCGAGAGGCAACGTGCGCATTCTGGCGGCCACGAACCGTCCGGACATCCTGGACCCCGCGCTCCTGAGGCCGGGCCGGTTCGACCGCATCATCAAGGTGCCGATGCCCAACGCCGATGCGAGGACTGAGATCCTCAAGATCCACGCCCGGAAGATGAACCTCGCGGGCGACGTGAACCTAAAGAAGATCGGCCAGATGACCGACGACACCAGCGGCGCCGACCTGTCGGCGATCGTCATGGAAGCCGGCATGTACGCTATCCGGGCCAGCCGTGACGTCGTGACGAACGAGGACTTCACGCAGGCCATGCAAAAGGTGCTCGGCGAGCGCAACAAGAACCTGACTGAGATGAACATGACGGTGTTCGCCTGAATGGGCGGCACCTCAATTCTATTTTTAAAAACTGCTCTGTTGAACAATAGATGCTATCCGTCCTTGTGACCCGTTTTAAGCCTGCGAAGCCGGTTAAGTAAGTCCGCTCTTCGCTGACTTGTATGCTCTTCGCGGACTTAAACCTCTTATAAGGATTAGAGAGTAACGTAAATAAGGGCATTCGACACAGAAATATAAGCCAAAAGCTTACGCTATGGCCATAAAAAGTTACAATAATGGCCGTTTTAGACTTTTCGCTGAATGACCGGAGTGACGTAATCCTTTAGCTCGGGCAGCTTCTTAATGCAATCGTTAATGCGAGGGTAAATTTCGTGCCTGGAGCTTACGATGATCACGTGCGCCGGGGGATGTATCCTGCCTAAAACGTCGATGGCGACACCGGCATCGTCGCTTAATGCCACGAGCGCCGCCGACTTACACTGCTTTTTCAGCGGCACCTTCATGACATCGACCAGTATCTTATCCGCGGCGTTCGGAGTCAGCTCCCTGGGACTCACTGCGAACGTCAACCCCCCATGCCTCTGCAGGTCTGAGATCGCTGTGTTTAGTTTTACCGGGTCATCGGCCCGAATTACAGCAAAAGATTCCATTTTTACCCCTTACTCGTAAGAGTAAGACATTGTTTGGCAATCTTTGGTAATAAACGTATCTATTGTGTAACATTTTTTATGTTTGCCCGCCGATACCATATCATGCTTGTCGGGAATGATATCGGCCATGCAGCCGGTATTGTAAAGAACGGGGGAGTAATTGCTTATCCCACGGAGACCGTCTACGGTGTCGGTGCCCTGGCGACGGACGTGGGCGCCCTGGAGAAGGTCTACCGCATTAAGAGCCGGCCGTTGAGCCAGCCGCTTTCCATCGCCGTATCGAGCATGGAGATGCTCAGGAGCGTGGCAAAGGTGGAGTGCGAGGATTTTATCCTTAAGTTTTTACCAGGCCCCGTCACGGTAATTCTTAAAAAGAATAGGGCTTTACCCGACATCCTGACAGCCCGCTCGAAGTACGTGGGCATACGGTGGCCGGACAATAAGATGGCGCTGGACCTCATAGGCCAGACGGGGCCGATCGTGTCTACCAGTGCCAACCTGCACGGGGAAAAGGACCCGGTCCGGGCCGAAGAGGTAACGATACCCGTGGATTACGTGCTCGACGGCGGGCCCTGTAAATATGGCGCCCCGTCGACGGTCGTGGACCTGCACGAGTTTACCATCGTGCGAAAGGGCATCATGTACGAGGATGTGCGGCGCTATATGTACGGGTGCG
Above is a genomic segment from Methanocella sp. containing:
- a CDS encoding proteasome-activating nucleotidase; translated protein: MADGSGIDIQEDVPVSDFSKYLLDRVRQLEERNVRLKEEYRKIELEKKSVENKKVQYERENRKLTAELDRLKTPPLLVGTVIDVMANNKLVIKSSSGPKFVVNSSQFINSKDIYPGAKVALNQQSLAVIEVLPPVKDPMVLGMEVLEAPDIDYQNIGGLEDQINEIRETVELPLLKPELFEKVGISPPKGVLLYGPPGTGKTLLAKAVAHSTKASFIRIIGSELVQKYIGEGARMVRELFELAKEKSPSIIFIDEIDSIGAKRLDSITSGDREVQRTLVQLLAEMDGFDPRGNVRILAATNRPDILDPALLRPGRFDRIIKVPMPNADARTEILKIHARKMNLAGDVNLKKIGQMTDDTSGADLSAIVMEAGMYAIRASRDVVTNEDFTQAMQKVLGERNKNLTEMNMTVFA
- a CDS encoding L-threonylcarbamoyladenylate synthase, producing MLVGNDIGHAAGIVKNGGVIAYPTETVYGVGALATDVGALEKVYRIKSRPLSQPLSIAVSSMEMLRSVAKVECEDFILKFLPGPVTVILKKNRALPDILTARSKYVGIRWPDNKMALDLIGQTGPIVSTSANLHGEKDPVRAEEVTIPVDYVLDGGPCKYGAPSTVVDLHEFTIVRKGIMYEDVRRYMYGCGCATED
- a CDS encoding DUF356 domain-containing protein; protein product: MESFAVIRADDPVKLNTAISDLQRHGGLTFAVSPRELTPNAADKILVDVMKVPLKKQCKSAALVALSDDAGVAIDVLGRIHPPAHVIIVSSRHEIYPRINDCIKKLPELKDYVTPVIQRKV